A window from Desulfovibrio sp. Fe33 encodes these proteins:
- the fliE gene encoding flagellar hook-basal body complex protein FliE encodes MVVKSVAINAYQSAMDLRRRTVDSTVSESLKKPQEPVRSFNDTLKSSLVKVNDLQSEKKVMIEEFASGKSQNVHELMIAMQKAGMAMQMTGAVRSKVMSAYKEIMQMPF; translated from the coding sequence ATGGTCGTCAAGAGCGTCGCCATCAACGCGTATCAGAGCGCCATGGACCTCCGCCGCCGCACGGTGGATTCCACGGTCTCCGAGAGCCTCAAAAAGCCCCAGGAACCCGTCCGGAGCTTCAACGACACCCTCAAGTCCTCCCTCGTCAAGGTCAACGACCTGCAAAGCGAGAAGAAGGTCATGATCGAGGAATTCGCATCCGGCAAGAGCCAGAACGTGCATGAGCTGATGATCGCCATGCAGAAGGCGGGCATGGCCATGCAGATGACCGGCGCCGTCCGCAGCAAGGTCATGTCGGCGTACAAGGAAATCATGCAGATGCCGTTCTAG
- the flgC gene encoding flagellar basal body rod protein FlgC: MDIMTALDIGASGLTAQRAQLNVISMNMANIRTTKTAEGGPYQRKSVSFEATPVYSPFDQAMQDQLNRNLEGVKVLGVTADQRPFKQVYEPDHPDANDQGYVFYPDINVVEEMANMMQAMRGYEANVQTIQAAKQMFQKALVIGQG, from the coding sequence ATGGATATCATGACAGCCCTGGACATCGGCGCGTCCGGCCTCACGGCCCAACGGGCGCAGCTCAACGTCATTTCCATGAACATGGCCAACATCCGGACCACCAAGACGGCCGAAGGCGGCCCGTACCAGCGCAAATCCGTCTCCTTCGAGGCGACCCCGGTCTACTCGCCCTTCGACCAGGCCATGCAGGACCAGCTCAACCGCAACCTGGAAGGAGTCAAGGTGTTGGGAGTGACCGCCGACCAGCGGCCCTTCAAGCAGGTCTACGAGCCTGACCATCCCGACGCCAACGACCAGGGCTACGTGTTCTATCCGGACATCAACGTGGTTGAGGAAATGGCCAACATGATGCAGGCCATGCGCGGATACGAGGCCAACGTCCAGACGATCCAGGCGGCCAAGCAAATGTTCCAGAAAGCCCTCGTCATCGGACAAGGCTAG
- the flgB gene encoding flagellar basal body rod protein FlgB translates to MRGLFEHQLNLTAKVMDLRLERQNVVTGNIANVNTPGYRARSLEFEGRLQDALNQNALGKLTRTQGSHLPATFDPDGFKGEGLDDFRAREVYGMDHVNLDKEMATNAKNTMMYNALASVIKKSFDGMGKVIQEGSK, encoded by the coding sequence ATGCGAGGACTTTTCGAGCACCAGCTCAACCTGACGGCAAAGGTCATGGACCTGCGCCTGGAACGTCAAAATGTCGTCACGGGCAACATCGCCAACGTGAACACGCCGGGCTACCGGGCCCGCAGCCTCGAATTCGAAGGCCGCCTGCAGGACGCGCTGAACCAGAACGCCCTTGGCAAGCTCACCCGCACTCAGGGGTCCCATCTTCCCGCAACCTTCGATCCCGACGGCTTCAAGGGCGAAGGGCTGGACGACTTCCGGGCGCGCGAGGTCTACGGCATGGACCACGTGAACCTGGACAAGGAAATGGCCACGAACGCCAAGAACACCATGATGTACAACGCCCTGGCCTCGGTCATCAAAAAAAGTTTCGACGGCATGGGCAAGGTCATTCAGGAAGGGAGCAAGTAA
- a CDS encoding tetratricopeptide repeat protein, which yields MSGHLDYEINKELGECYLFMGELDKAEEYYKKAVGSNGVHPDPYLGLATVAVQRGDLKNAEIMYRKAHKIEPSDKSLSGIGLILMENGGKEEAFSLFVEAVGMNPENMVALFSLIRLGHELNRLGETIPHLENYLEIDPAKHEVRYSLAGCLVCAGQTEAAVKQLEIILEKDPEHAAAKEMLDQIRS from the coding sequence ATGAGTGGTCATCTGGATTACGAAATCAACAAGGAACTCGGCGAATGCTACCTGTTCATGGGTGAGCTGGACAAGGCCGAGGAGTATTACAAGAAGGCCGTCGGTTCCAACGGCGTCCATCCCGACCCGTATCTCGGCCTGGCTACCGTCGCTGTCCAGCGCGGCGATTTGAAGAACGCCGAGATCATGTACCGGAAGGCCCACAAGATCGAGCCTTCCGACAAGAGTCTTTCAGGGATCGGACTCATTCTCATGGAGAACGGCGGCAAGGAAGAGGCCTTCTCCCTGTTTGTCGAGGCCGTCGGCATGAACCCCGAGAACATGGTCGCCCTGTTCAGCCTGATTCGGCTCGGCCATGAGCTGAACCGTCTCGGCGAGACCATCCCGCATCTCGAAAATTACCTTGAAATCGATCCGGCCAAGCATGAAGTGCGCTATTCTCTGGCCGGATGCCTCGTTTGTGCCGGGCAGACCGAGGCGGCCGTCAAGCAGCTTGAGATCATCCTCGAAAAGGATCCCGAGCACGCCGCCGCCAAGGAAATGCTCGACCAGATCAGGTCCTGA
- a CDS encoding IMP cyclohydrolase: MNLLPVKRAILSVTDKTGLAEFGEFLVEQGCELVSTGGTKKMLQGAGLPVTSVSDVTDFPEILGGRVKTLHPHIHGGILADKDDEAHMETLRDFGIEPFDLVCVNLYNFADAVAKGLDLKAAVEQIDIGGPTMLRATAKNFHSICVVPDPQYYETVRQEIEEHGGLTLAFRKEMATLTFRLTSEYDAMITKYLSENDA, translated from the coding sequence ATGAATCTGTTGCCTGTTAAGAGAGCTATTCTTTCAGTGACCGACAAGACCGGTCTTGCCGAGTTCGGCGAGTTCCTGGTTGAGCAGGGGTGTGAACTGGTGTCCACCGGCGGCACCAAGAAGATGCTGCAGGGCGCCGGGCTGCCCGTCACCTCGGTGTCCGACGTCACCGATTTCCCCGAAATTCTCGGCGGCCGGGTCAAGACCCTTCACCCGCACATCCACGGCGGCATCCTGGCCGACAAGGATGACGAGGCGCACATGGAAACCCTGCGCGATTTCGGCATCGAGCCGTTCGACCTGGTTTGCGTCAACCTGTACAACTTCGCCGACGCCGTAGCCAAGGGCCTGGACCTCAAGGCCGCGGTGGAGCAGATTGACATCGGCGGTCCCACCATGTTGCGCGCCACCGCCAAGAACTTCCATTCCATCTGCGTGGTCCCCGATCCCCAGTACTATGAGACGGTACGCCAGGAGATCGAGGAGCACGGCGGCCTGACGCTCGCCTTCCGCAAGGAGATGGCCACCCTGACCTTCAGGCTGACCAGCGAGTATGACGCCATGATTACGAAGTACTTGAGCGAGAACGACGCCTAG
- the fliF gene encoding flagellar basal-body MS-ring/collar protein FliF: MPPFVAEYWSKAQGLWADRTASQRILIGGLAAAVIVSFALMIYWMNKPDYRVLMTNLYPEDASRIVALLQGQKESYKLEDNGRTIKVPADRVYELRLKVAGEGNLHGQGIGFEIFDEVQIGQTDFVQHVNYQRALQGELARTITEFPLVDKARVHLVIPQKSLFIEDQIAPSASIVLQLKGDGKLEPDEVKGVVNLVSMAVEGLEPKNITVTDMKGHPLYTPEDETSGLAMSNAQLLYKADVEGKLQRRILELLGPAVGPDKVIARVNADLDFSQRTVRKETYDPDGSVVRSETRNEETTQGAASLAGGEPDVNFRGDGFTGTQTTQDSTRESRTTNFEINRQEENIITPVGELKRLTVAVIVDGTWETGADGNAVYAPRSAEEINRIRTLIENAVGFDSQRGDTIEVSNISFGEPQLADGDSLMRTMLEYAQRLGKPFLNGLLIFLFLILVVRPVVMALIRPRIAEQEIEEMAGLPGTERLALEEEEMDEEALDTSRRLENAKNHAIQLSDENIDQAVHLLKTWLTQEA, translated from the coding sequence ATGCCTCCGTTCGTCGCCGAATACTGGTCCAAAGCACAGGGTCTCTGGGCAGACCGCACCGCGTCCCAACGTATCCTCATCGGTGGATTGGCCGCCGCAGTGATCGTTTCCTTCGCGCTGATGATCTACTGGATGAACAAGCCCGACTACAGGGTCCTGATGACAAACCTCTACCCCGAGGACGCATCCAGGATCGTGGCCCTGCTCCAGGGCCAGAAGGAAAGCTACAAGCTCGAGGACAACGGCCGGACCATCAAGGTCCCGGCGGACAGGGTGTACGAGCTCAGGCTCAAGGTGGCGGGAGAAGGCAACCTGCACGGCCAGGGCATCGGCTTTGAAATTTTCGACGAAGTGCAGATCGGCCAGACCGACTTCGTGCAGCACGTCAACTACCAGCGCGCCCTGCAAGGCGAGCTGGCCCGCACCATCACGGAATTTCCCCTCGTCGACAAAGCCCGTGTCCACCTGGTCATCCCGCAGAAGTCCCTGTTCATCGAGGACCAGATAGCGCCGTCGGCGTCCATCGTCCTGCAACTCAAGGGCGACGGCAAGCTTGAGCCCGACGAGGTCAAGGGCGTCGTCAATCTGGTGTCCATGGCCGTGGAAGGCCTTGAGCCCAAGAACATCACGGTCACGGACATGAAGGGGCACCCCCTGTACACCCCGGAGGACGAGACCTCCGGCCTGGCCATGTCCAACGCCCAACTCCTCTACAAGGCGGATGTGGAAGGCAAGCTGCAACGCCGCATTCTCGAACTCCTCGGCCCCGCCGTCGGCCCGGACAAGGTCATCGCCCGCGTCAACGCCGACCTCGATTTCAGCCAGCGCACCGTGCGCAAGGAGACCTACGACCCGGACGGCTCCGTGGTCCGCTCCGAAACCCGCAATGAAGAGACCACGCAAGGCGCTGCCTCGCTGGCCGGGGGCGAGCCCGACGTCAATTTCCGGGGCGACGGCTTCACCGGAACCCAGACCACACAGGATTCCACACGCGAGTCCAGGACCACCAACTTCGAGATAAACCGGCAGGAAGAAAATATTATTACCCCCGTCGGGGAATTGAAACGCCTGACCGTTGCGGTTATCGTTGACGGGACGTGGGAGACGGGCGCCGACGGCAATGCGGTCTACGCGCCCCGATCCGCCGAGGAAATCAACCGTATCCGCACCTTGATAGAAAACGCGGTGGGCTTCGACTCGCAGCGCGGCGACACCATCGAGGTGAGCAACATCTCCTTCGGCGAACCGCAGTTGGCCGACGGCGACTCCCTCATGCGGACCATGCTGGAATACGCCCAGCGGCTGGGCAAGCCGTTCCTCAACGGCCTGCTGATCTTCCTCTTCCTCATCCTGGTCGTCCGGCCGGTGGTCATGGCCCTGATCCGGCCCAGGATCGCCGAACAGGAGATCGAGGAGATGGCGGGGCTGCCCGGCACCGAACGGTTGGCCCTCGAAGAGGAAGAAATGGACGAGGAAGCCCTGGATACGTCCAGGCGGCTCGAAAACGCCAAGAATCACGCGATTCAACTGTCCGACGAAAATATCGATCAGGCGGTCCACCTGCTCAAGACCTGGCTCACCCAGGAGGCATAA